In the Pontibacillus sp. HMF3514 genome, CGGTGTAGAGGTAAAGCCTCACTATTTAGATTATGTGAGTTTCGATGACAAGACGTATCTAGAAATGGAACAAGAGCTTTCCAAAGTAAGAAGCTTCTATCAAAAAGCGACTGGATTCAATGGAATTACGTATCATAGCTTTTCAGAATGGAAGGCTTTAGAAGAGAGATAATTATATTCAAAAAAATATAATAAAAAAGCTCACGGTTGCGTGAGCTTTTTTATTTACATAAAGTCTAAAACGAAATATTCCATTCGATTACTTAATAAATTTTATTAAATAATTAACGAGCAAAGTTTTATTTTATAGAGAATTCTTCTTTGATCAGTAACTCCTCTGGTGTTTCACCAATTTTATCTTCATGGAAGTAATCTCTGATGACGCCATCTTTTAAATAGTTAGCGATTGATACCATTATCATACCTTGATCTAAAGCAAGATATGCCTGGGTTACTTCTCCTGTTTCTACATTAACAGAATCAAGGAAACCGTATTTATCATAAGTGTCGAAACGTTTCAATGTATTGATATTTTTTAAAGCTTCCATCGGTGCGTATTCTAGAGCTAAAAATGTAGCGTGTGGAGTAACAGTGCCATCCGATTTGTAACCGTCCATTCCTAATGGAGTGGCTGCAAATTCAGAATACCCCTCAGGTGTAGCAGCCGGTGACATTCCCCAGGCTTCAAACCCTTGCTCCTCAGCATATTGAATTTGTATATCAACATGACGTTGATTATTTAATCCAAGCGCATCTTTACCAAGTTCTTTTTCTTTTAGAACGAGTTGGGGCATTAAAGCTTCAAACATACTTCCACCCCAACTAGGGACATATTTTTTCCCTTTATAGCTATAATGTCCTTCGAATAATTCTACCCCATCGTAGGTTTCTGTGTAGCCTTCAGGAGTTTGAGCTTGCCAATCCCAAGTCTCAGGCATAGTACGGTACATTTTCCACCAATGCTCTTTTGGAACATCTTCTTTCCCTATTGAGATATAGCTTGCCACACGAGGTTCTGTATAAAAAGCTCCATAATGGTGGGCTGTATAGCTACCAGCTTCTACATCATATCCACCTCTCATTTGACCAACTTCTGGTGTATAAAGAGTGGAATAATCCATACTGTCTACAATTGAACTCGTTTGATCATTTAGCTCAGGATAAGCTTGTCCTACAACGATTAACCCTGCAGAAAGCCATCCATTATCAACTGTTGATATGAATTGTCCCCAATCAGTCATTAATGAACCATCTTTTGTGTAATACCAGTTGTAAAACAAACCATTCCACGTTTTCATATCTTCTAAGGAGTCTAAGGTTTTTTCAATTTTTGCAACAGCTTCTTTACGGGAAATGATCCCCATTTCGTCGGCAGAAATGGTACTCATCATATACATCCCTATATTGGTAGGAGAAGTATATTTCTTTTCATTTAGATCATCGTTATTCATTCGAACGGCATCATAAGTAAGTCCAGTATTATCGTTAGTGAAATCTTCAAAGTAACGATAGGTCTTACCTGAAATCGCTTTCAATTGTTTCGATAAAGTAATCTCTTTTCCAATGTGTTTCGAGCTTGCAAAAGTGCTAGTGGGAAGAGTAGCTGTAAAAACTAACACCAAAGTTAAAAGGGAAAATAGAAATTTTTTCAAATAATGCACTTCCTTTCAAAAAGAATTTAGTG is a window encoding:
- a CDS encoding glucoamylase family protein, coding for MHYLKKFLFSLLTLVLVFTATLPTSTFASSKHIGKEITLSKQLKAISGKTYRYFEDFTNDNTGLTYDAVRMNNDDLNEKKYTSPTNIGMYMMSTISADEMGIISRKEAVAKIEKTLDSLEDMKTWNGLFYNWYYTKDGSLMTDWGQFISTVDNGWLSAGLIVVGQAYPELNDQTSSIVDSMDYSTLYTPEVGQMRGGYDVEAGSYTAHHYGAFYTEPRVASYISIGKEDVPKEHWWKMYRTMPETWDWQAQTPEGYTETYDGVELFEGHYSYKGKKYVPSWGGSMFEALMPQLVLKEKELGKDALGLNNQRHVDIQIQYAEEQGFEAWGMSPAATPEGYSEFAATPLGMDGYKSDGTVTPHATFLALEYAPMEALKNINTLKRFDTYDKYGFLDSVNVETGEVTQAYLALDQGMIMVSIANYLKDGVIRDYFHEDKIGETPEELLIKEEFSIK